TTCGTGGGGGTCGGCTATTATCGTGGTCGTGCCATAAGGAATTATGGCCTTGCAAAATTGCGCGGGCGTCAACATAGTTGACTCTATATGCAAATGCGTGTCTATAAGCCCGGGGATTATATATTTTCCGCTTACGTCTATGTTTTCTATCCCGTCATAATCGCCTATCCCCGCAATCCTGCCGTCCAATATCGCCACATCGGCTTTTTGGATTTTGCCGCTGAACACATTGACAATATTCCCGCCCTTCAAAACCTTATCGGGCTTTATGCGCTTGCTGGCCGCGTCTATTAATCTTTTCATAATCCTAAACTCCTTTATGGTTAATTTTACCTTTTGCGTATCGTTTTGGCAAGCATAAAAAAACGGCCCTCCGCGACGGAAGGCCGTATTATTAAAATTGCCTTTTAATTAAAAATTAGCAGGCACTACAAATTTCAGCACGAATAACACGAATATAATAATCGTTATGGGATGGATCTCCCAAGCGGGTTTTTGGTTTTTCTCTTTGTTGGCGGCGTATCTAATAATATTGATTACATAAAGAATCAATTTTATCAAAACATAAGAAATAATTCCCAAGCCGATGCCGTCGGTAATTGAGTAAGTCAAAGGCATTCCAAACAAGGTCAAAAACGCGGGTACCGCCAAGGAAGGATCTTCAAAATTGATATCCTTTATAGTGGAAATCATTAATATGCCCACATAGATAAGAGCGCTTGCCGAAGCCGCCACGGGAATAACCATAAACAACGGCGTCAAGAACAGCGCCAGTAAAAACAGCAATGACACTACCAAA
This genomic window from Clostridiales bacterium contains:
- a CDS encoding adenine deaminase, with the translated sequence MKEFRIMKRLIDAASKRIKPDKVLKGGNIVNVFSGKIQKADVAILDGRIAGIGDYDGIENIDVSGKYIIPGLIDTHLHIESTMLTPAQFCKAIIPYGTTTIIADPHEIANVLGMDGVKYMIEQTKGLPINALFMLPSCVPATFFENSGAIIDS